In Clostridium sp. DL-VIII, the following proteins share a genomic window:
- a CDS encoding transketolase translates to MNNEYKLEEVSKLMRRDIVSMLTESASGHPGGSLSITDVMAVLFFKEMNIDVSKQNDPDRDRFVLSKGHAAPALYSALARKGYFGVEELNTLRKTGSRLQGHPNMNDLPGIDMSTGSLGQGISAAVGMALAGKLDKKDYRVYAVLGDGELEEGQVWEASMSAAHYKLDNLTAFVDNNGLQIDGNIEDVMNPGPIDKKFEAFGWNVLTIDGHNYDEIIDAIAKAREFKGKPTVVICNTIKGKGVSFMENNAGWHGAAPSKEQCEQALKEIGGIN, encoded by the coding sequence ATGAATAATGAATACAAACTTGAAGAAGTTTCAAAGCTAATGAGAAGAGATATAGTATCTATGCTCACAGAATCAGCATCAGGACATCCAGGAGGATCTTTATCAATAACTGATGTTATGGCAGTATTATTCTTCAAAGAGATGAATATAGATGTATCTAAGCAAAATGATCCTGATAGAGATAGATTTGTTTTATCAAAAGGACATGCAGCGCCAGCATTATATAGCGCTTTAGCTAGAAAAGGATATTTTGGAGTAGAGGAATTAAATACTCTAAGAAAAACTGGTTCAAGATTACAAGGACATCCTAATATGAATGATCTGCCAGGGATTGATATGTCTACAGGTTCTTTAGGGCAAGGTATCTCAGCAGCTGTAGGAATGGCATTAGCAGGAAAGCTTGATAAAAAAGACTATAGAGTATATGCAGTTTTAGGTGATGGAGAGCTTGAAGAAGGTCAGGTTTGGGAAGCATCAATGTCAGCAGCTCATTATAAATTAGACAACTTAACTGCATTTGTAGACAATAATGGATTACAAATAGATGGTAATATAGAAGATGTAATGAATCCAGGGCCAATAGATAAAAAATTTGAGGCCTTCGGTTGGAATGTATTAACTATAGATGGCCATAATTATGATGAAATCATAGATGCAATCGCAAAGGCTAGAGAATTTAAAGGAAAACCAACTGTTGTAATATGTAATACAATAAAAGGAAAAGGTGTTTCATTCATGGAAAATAATGCAGGATGGCATGGAGCAGCTCCTAGTAAAGAACAATGTGAGCAAGCATTAAAGGAAATTGGAGGAATAAACTAA
- a CDS encoding type II toxin-antitoxin system PemK/MazF family toxin codes for MANIVVKRGEIFYADLSPVIGSEQGGIRPVIIIQNDIGNRYSPTVIVAAITSQINKAKLPIHVEISSEEYGLNRDSVVLLEQIRTLDKRRLKEKIGHMTEADMKKVDKALAVSLNLS; via the coding sequence ATGGCAAACATTGTAGTAAAAAGAGGGGAAATTTTTTATGCGGATTTAAGTCCAGTTATAGGTTCGGAGCAAGGTGGCATAAGACCTGTTATTATAATACAAAATGATATTGGAAATAGATATAGTCCTACGGTTATTGTTGCCGCAATAACATCACAAATAAATAAAGCAAAACTTCCCATTCATGTTGAGATTTCATCAGAGGAATATGGATTAAATAGAGATTCTGTTGTCTTACTAGAACAAATAAGAACATTAGATAAGAGAAGATTAAAAGAAAAAATTGGACATATGACTGAAGCTGACATGAAGAAGGTTGATAAGGCATTAGCAGTAAGCTTAAACTTAAGTTAA
- a CDS encoding germination lipoprotein GerS-related protein has protein sequence MYLKKLLNNKALIAGILILIPIFIILLIVLCRQVIMPSDEDIVNDLKNTKCYSSKVEYSFINSKSESKESTMQYYSMGKGSRIEFNDGYKRVKVYKGGEIKVQGEDEEFTLDKDIDVIYPLAFIENILSNQQSGDIKEVKAEWGDGVYLQLDIEYNNKNKHLNKAEFYIDKNKKVPVLLKILDDNDKERILITYKDFKKEKNLNNNLF, from the coding sequence ATGTATTTAAAAAAACTTTTAAATAATAAAGCTTTAATAGCTGGAATACTTATACTTATTCCAATATTTATAATCTTGTTAATCGTTTTATGCAGGCAGGTCATTATGCCCTCGGATGAAGATATAGTTAATGATTTAAAGAATACTAAATGTTATAGCAGTAAAGTAGAGTATTCATTCATAAATTCAAAATCAGAATCCAAGGAGAGCACAATGCAATATTATAGCATGGGAAAGGGTTCGCGGATAGAATTTAACGATGGATACAAGCGAGTTAAAGTTTATAAAGGAGGGGAAATTAAAGTACAAGGGGAGGATGAAGAGTTTACACTTGATAAGGATATAGATGTAATCTATCCGCTAGCATTCATAGAAAATATATTATCAAATCAACAGAGTGGCGATATTAAAGAAGTGAAAGCTGAATGGGGTGATGGAGTATATTTGCAGTTAGATATAGAATATAATAATAAAAATAAGCACTTAAATAAGGCTGAATTTTATATAGATAAAAATAAGAAAGTTCCAGTTCTATTAAAAATTTTAGATGATAATGATAAAGAAAGAATATTGATAACTTATAAAGATTTTAAAAAAGAAAAAAATTTAAATAATAATTTGTTTTAA
- a CDS encoding bifunctional ADP-dependent NAD(P)H-hydrate dehydratase/NAD(P)H-hydrate epimerase — MYEVFSAKQCKEMDRQSIEEIGIPGIVLMENAAIGIFKEVVEKGESFLILCGKGNNGGDALALCRHLVFAGKRVKVYIVSKDKSYTNDFRVNFNILEKLIDKKDLVFIKSEDDINDDVIDDLKNYDVVVDGIFGVGLNRDLEGMFKKIIEHINCYAKLVTAIDIPSGLDSDSGKERGIAVHANFTYTFEVVKQGFLNYEAINCVGTLKILKIGIPERIKKSNSERFYILEEKEYKGFIPKRLVYGHKGNYGRALIVAGRKGFTGAALITTECTIRAGAGLTTLICKDEVQSVLAGRILEAMTLTWNEDVGKLLRNAATIAFGPGVGTGDREMNMLEKIINESKCPIVIDADGIILLGRNKSLLDKLRGRAIITPHPGEMAQFLGVTIDEVESNRIKIAKEVAKQYGIVVLLKGYNTVISNGKYIYINPTGNSKMASGGMGDALTGIINAFLSQGVNLEQSVLLGAYIHGNIADRLGKEVYIVNARDIIDELPKEINSIIT; from the coding sequence ATGTATGAAGTTTTTTCGGCTAAACAATGCAAGGAAATGGATAGACAAAGCATTGAGGAAATTGGAATACCTGGAATTGTGCTTATGGAAAATGCTGCAATAGGAATATTTAAAGAAGTGGTAGAAAAGGGAGAATCATTTTTAATTTTATGTGGTAAGGGCAATAATGGAGGCGATGCATTAGCATTATGCAGACATTTGGTATTTGCCGGAAAAAGGGTAAAGGTTTATATTGTGAGCAAAGATAAAAGTTATACAAATGATTTTAGAGTTAATTTTAATATCTTAGAGAAATTAATTGATAAAAAAGATCTTGTGTTCATAAAGTCAGAAGATGACATAAATGATGATGTAATCGATGATTTGAAAAATTACGATGTAGTGGTTGATGGAATTTTTGGGGTTGGTCTTAATAGAGATTTAGAAGGAATGTTTAAAAAAATAATAGAGCATATAAATTGTTATGCAAAGTTAGTTACAGCTATTGATATTCCATCTGGCTTGGATAGTGATTCAGGGAAAGAGAGAGGAATTGCCGTACATGCAAATTTTACATATACATTTGAAGTTGTTAAACAAGGATTTTTAAATTATGAAGCGATTAATTGTGTCGGAACTTTAAAGATATTAAAAATAGGAATACCAGAGCGAATAAAAAAGAGTAATTCTGAGAGGTTTTATATTCTTGAAGAAAAGGAATACAAAGGATTTATTCCCAAAAGGCTCGTGTATGGACATAAGGGCAATTATGGCAGAGCATTGATTGTAGCGGGAAGAAAAGGATTTACGGGTGCAGCTTTGATTACAACGGAATGTACTATTAGGGCAGGAGCTGGATTGACTACATTAATATGTAAGGACGAAGTTCAATCAGTACTAGCAGGTAGAATACTAGAAGCTATGACATTAACTTGGAATGAGGATGTAGGTAAGTTATTAAGGAATGCAGCGACTATTGCTTTTGGACCTGGAGTTGGAACTGGCGATAGAGAGATGAATATGCTGGAGAAAATTATAAATGAAAGTAAGTGCCCAATTGTTATTGATGCAGATGGGATTATTTTATTAGGAAGAAATAAATCTTTATTAGATAAATTAAGAGGCAGGGCAATTATTACCCCACATCCAGGTGAAATGGCACAATTTCTTGGAGTGACTATTGATGAGGTAGAATCAAATAGAATTAAAATAGCCAAAGAAGTTGCAAAGCAATATGGGATAGTTGTGCTATTAAAAGGATATAATACTGTGATTTCAAATGGAAAGTATATTTATATAAATCCTACCGGTAATAGTAAAATGGCATCGGGAGGTATGGGAGACGCGTTAACTGGAATAATAAATGCATTTCTTTCACAGGGAGTTAATTTAGAACAATCAGTTCTTTTAGGTGCATACATTCATGGGAATATAGCGGATAGGTTAGGCAAAGAAGTTTACATAGTAAATGCAAGAGATATTATAGATGAATTACCTAAAGAAATTAACAGTATTATTACTTAA
- the acpS gene encoding holo-ACP synthase encodes MIIGIGTDIIEINRIEKAVNRTKNFIIKSFTNSEIEYFNSKGLKSNIIAGNFAAKEAVSKALGTGFRGFGLKDIEILRDSLGKPVVHLSDKLYKLIDIKEFNIHISISHSKENAIAYAVMEVI; translated from the coding sequence ATGATTATTGGAATTGGCACAGATATAATAGAAATTAATAGAATAGAGAAAGCAGTAAATAGAACAAAAAATTTTATTATAAAATCATTTACTAATAGTGAAATTGAATATTTCAACTCAAAGGGACTCAAAAGTAATATAATTGCAGGTAATTTTGCAGCCAAGGAAGCTGTCAGTAAAGCATTAGGAACTGGTTTTAGAGGATTTGGACTTAAAGATATTGAAATATTACGAGATTCATTGGGAAAGCCAGTTGTGCATCTTAGTGATAAGCTTTATAAGCTGATAGACATAAAAGAATTCAATATCCATATTAGTATTTCACATAGTAAGGAAAATGCAATTGCCTATGCAGTAATGGAGGTAATATAA
- a CDS encoding DUF6514 family protein has translation MNLVEEYSSINCDGDVEFRYAYRLIKKDYKGITAYGIEIERKDYVDLKNVNLERERIDMISIHRHKVKQILMKLYNNQVSPLHLVDIVGAYADEHVYEFDTGINEKVIN, from the coding sequence ATGAATTTAGTTGAGGAGTATTCATCTATTAATTGTGATGGTGATGTAGAATTTAGATATGCATATAGACTCATAAAAAAAGATTATAAGGGAATAACAGCATACGGTATTGAAATTGAAAGAAAAGATTATGTTGACTTAAAAAATGTAAACCTAGAGAGAGAAAGAATAGATATGATATCAATTCACAGGCATAAAGTGAAACAGATACTAATGAAGTTATATAATAATCAAGTATCTCCACTTCACTTAGTTGATATTGTGGGTGCATATGCAGATGAACATGTATACGAATTTGATACTGGAATAAATGAAAAAGTTATAAATTAG
- a CDS encoding single-stranded DNA-binding protein, producing the protein MNKIILLGRLVKDPELRHTENGDKIYTKFTIAVQRNFRLPDGVREADFIPIKVWGKKAEVIVRYMKKGSLITLSGRLRTGSYEDKDGNRKYIAEVVAEDFKFLENRKAQAQDFEE; encoded by the coding sequence ATGAATAAAATAATATTATTAGGAAGATTAGTTAAAGACCCTGAACTTAGGCACACTGAGAACGGTGATAAAATTTATACTAAATTTACTATTGCAGTACAGAGAAATTTTAGATTACCCGATGGAGTTAGAGAAGCCGATTTTATACCAATCAAAGTTTGGGGCAAAAAAGCTGAGGTTATTGTTAGGTATATGAAGAAAGGAAGTCTTATAACATTAAGTGGAAGGCTTAGAACAGGTAGTTATGAAGATAAAGATGGAAACAGAAAATATATAGCAGAAGTTGTGGCAGAGGATTTTAAGTTTCTTGAAAATAGAAAAGCTCAAGCACAAGATTTTGAAGAGTAG
- a CDS encoding YihY/virulence factor BrkB family protein produces the protein MMIKNLKNKINLLMSLIEKVKKDDVFALASQLAYYLMLSFFPFILFLMTLAGLSSLSSSDVLNQLSVMLPKSILDLTQSTIQEVFDNEYTGLLGISILLMVWTSSSAFKAIINSVNKAYDFKENRSFIKLSIISIAGILALALTMILSLIILVFGNVISEYIEKFHSVYRVMLALWGIFRYTFIFIIMIIIFVGIYIFAPAQKLIWIEVIPGSIFSTIGWIIVSLGFSFYVDNFGNYSRFYGSLGAVFILMTWLFLISIIFILGIEINFVINQNKNKNKTHVIKS, from the coding sequence ATGATGATTAAAAATTTAAAGAATAAAATAAACTTATTAATGAGCCTTATAGAAAAAGTAAAAAAAGATGATGTATTCGCATTAGCATCTCAATTGGCATATTATCTAATGCTATCATTCTTTCCATTTATATTGTTTTTAATGACATTAGCAGGTCTTAGTAGTTTGAGTTCCAGTGATGTATTAAATCAGCTCAGCGTAATGCTACCCAAAAGTATATTAGATTTAACGCAATCAACAATACAGGAAGTATTTGATAATGAGTATACTGGATTATTAGGAATATCTATTCTACTAATGGTATGGACGTCATCATCTGCGTTTAAAGCTATAATTAATAGTGTAAATAAAGCATATGATTTTAAGGAAAATAGATCTTTTATTAAACTTTCGATTATTTCAATCGCAGGAATATTGGCACTAGCATTAACTATGATATTGTCTTTAATAATATTGGTCTTTGGAAATGTAATAAGTGAATACATCGAAAAATTTCATTCGGTTTACAGAGTAATGTTGGCTCTTTGGGGTATATTTAGATATACTTTTATATTTATTATTATGATAATTATATTTGTTGGTATCTATATATTTGCACCAGCCCAAAAACTTATATGGATAGAAGTCATTCCAGGATCCATATTTAGCACTATAGGATGGATTATAGTATCATTAGGATTTTCTTTTTATGTTGATAACTTTGGAAATTATTCAAGATTCTATGGAAGCCTTGGCGCTGTATTTATACTTATGACTTGGTTATTTTTAATATCAATTATATTTATTCTAGGAATAGAAATAAATTTTGTTATAAATCAAAATAAAAATAAAAATAAAACTCATGTAATAAAATCATAA
- the dltB gene encoding D-alanyl-lipoteichoic acid biosynthesis protein DltB — MTLVEYGDYFYLYILAIALIPAIILGLLEKNIKYYGIFISILMILAIMGIGKVFPLFLVGEIALIKIYSALRKKTDNKYLYYLILFCSMLPLIILKISGAVSIKTIGFIGLSYMNFKAIQMVIEIYDKNIKEVSILNTLYFFIFFTTLTSGPIDRSRRFESDLEKKITREEYINNYLGFGVKKIIIGIVYKFVVANLINSLWMSQIPVLASIHEKALIIKYSINYMYSYSLYLFFDFAGYTAFAVGTSYILGIKMPENFNKPFLSKDMKEFWTRWHISLSKWFGDYIYSRFVLNSMRKKRFKNRFIASHAGQMLTMFIMGMWHGLKWYYIIYGIYQGLALVATDIYQRRSKFYKTHKKKKWFQYAQVVITFHIACFGLLIFSGYWFSN; from the coding sequence ATGACATTAGTTGAATATGGAGATTATTTTTATTTATATATACTTGCAATCGCATTGATACCAGCTATTATTTTAGGACTTTTAGAAAAGAATATTAAATATTATGGGATTTTTATATCTATTTTAATGATATTAGCAATAATGGGGATAGGGAAGGTATTTCCGCTATTCTTGGTCGGAGAGATTGCTTTAATTAAGATATATTCTGCTTTAAGAAAAAAAACAGATAATAAATATTTATACTATCTTATCTTATTTTGTTCGATGTTACCGTTGATTATCCTAAAAATAAGTGGAGCAGTTAGTATAAAGACCATTGGATTTATAGGGCTTTCATATATGAATTTTAAAGCTATTCAAATGGTTATTGAAATATATGATAAAAATATAAAAGAAGTCAGTATATTAAATACATTATATTTCTTTATATTTTTTACGACATTAACTTCTGGGCCAATAGACAGATCTAGAAGATTTGAAAGTGATTTAGAGAAGAAGATAACCAGAGAAGAATATATAAATAATTATTTAGGTTTTGGTGTGAAAAAAATAATCATAGGTATAGTATATAAATTTGTTGTAGCAAATTTGATTAATTCCCTATGGATGAGTCAAATTCCAGTACTTGCAAGCATTCATGAAAAAGCATTGATAATTAAATATTCAATAAATTATATGTACTCATATAGTTTGTATCTATTTTTTGATTTTGCAGGATATACAGCTTTTGCCGTAGGGACAAGCTATATTTTGGGAATTAAAATGCCAGAAAATTTCAATAAACCTTTCTTAAGTAAAGATATGAAGGAATTTTGGACTAGATGGCATATATCATTATCTAAATGGTTTGGAGATTATATATATTCAAGATTTGTATTAAATAGTATGAGAAAAAAAAGATTCAAAAACAGATTTATTGCTTCTCATGCGGGGCAAATGTTAACAATGTTTATTATGGGAATGTGGCATGGGCTAAAATGGTATTATATAATATATGGAATATATCAAGGATTAGCATTAGTTGCAACTGATATATATCAAAGAAGATCTAAATTTTACAAAACTCATAAAAAGAAAAAATGGTTCCAATATGCTCAAGTTGTGATAACATTTCATATAGCGTGCTTTGGACTATTAATTTTTTCAGGATATTGGTTTAGTAACTAA